A stretch of Roseovarius sp. M141 DNA encodes these proteins:
- a CDS encoding twin-arginine translocase TatA/TatE family subunit: protein MLNNIGLPGLLLIAVVVLVLFGRGKISSLMGEVGKGITSFKKGIDEGNKEIETAGKEADIDHEADTRDVTPKDDVTSKTSDKV from the coding sequence ATGCTCAACAATATCGGCCTTCCCGGCCTTTTGCTGATCGCTGTCGTGGTGTTGGTGCTATTCGGGCGCGGCAAGATTTCGTCGCTTATGGGCGAGGTCGGCAAGGGGATCACGTCCTTCAAGAAGGGCATCGACGAAGGCAACAAGGAAATCGAGACCGCCGGCAAGGAGGCCGATATCGACCACGAGGCCGACACGCGCGACGTGACCCCCAAGGACGACGTGACCTCCAAGACCTCCGACAAGGTCTGA
- a CDS encoding sulfotransferase domain-containing protein, with protein sequence MCRKPMDSMMRVWLPQRETEKVLLSYYEDLVRNPSGEVRKVCDHIEIKRDARRQPDPHCLRRLSKSIAQPING encoded by the coding sequence ATGTGCCGGAAACCAATGGATTCCATGATGCGGGTTTGGTTGCCGCAGAGAGAAACAGAAAAAGTACTACTCAGTTACTATGAGGATCTCGTGCGCAATCCGTCTGGCGAGGTTCGAAAGGTCTGTGATCATATCGAGATCAAGCGTGACGCTAGACGTCAACCCGACCCTCACTGTCTGCGGCGATTATCAAAGAGTATTGCGCAACCCATAAACGGGTAG
- the tatB gene encoding Sec-independent protein translocase protein TatB, giving the protein MFDLGWTELLLIGIVALIVVGPKDLPGMFRTVGQFVGKAKGMAREFSKAMNDAADDAGVSGVSDSLRKATNPIGSAMDEVRKSTKSFTQATRDAGKPKPAADKLSPERQEAKDKITAHSAKATQERLDREKAEAEVSTSKATAPSPAASKTKSAAKKAPAKKASAKKAATGTAPAAKTKTPKAPPKTPAKPASATKPAKPKTPKAAGKKPTDKKPSEGTA; this is encoded by the coding sequence ATGTTCGACCTCGGCTGGACGGAGCTATTGCTGATCGGCATCGTTGCGCTGATCGTGGTCGGCCCCAAGGATCTGCCCGGCATGTTTCGCACTGTCGGCCAGTTCGTGGGCAAGGCGAAGGGCATGGCGCGCGAATTTTCCAAGGCTATGAACGACGCCGCCGACGATGCCGGCGTGTCCGGGGTCAGCGACAGCCTGCGCAAGGCGACCAATCCCATCGGATCAGCCATGGATGAGGTCCGCAAAAGCACCAAGAGCTTTACCCAGGCTACGCGCGACGCAGGTAAACCCAAACCCGCCGCCGACAAGCTCAGCCCTGAGCGGCAAGAGGCCAAGGACAAGATCACCGCCCACTCCGCCAAAGCCACGCAGGAGCGACTGGACCGCGAGAAGGCCGAGGCCGAGGTCAGCACCTCAAAGGCGACGGCGCCGAGTCCCGCCGCGAGTAAGACAAAGTCAGCCGCCAAAAAGGCTCCGGCCAAGAAGGCTTCGGCCAAGAAGGCCGCAACCGGCACCGCGCCTGCGGCAAAGACCAAAACGCCCAAGGCCCCGCCAAAAACACCCGCCAAGCCCGCTTCTGCCACCAAGCCCGCAAAGCCCAAAACGCCCAAAGCTGCCGGCAAGAAACCCACTGACAAGAAACCCTCCGAGGGCACGGCATGA
- a CDS encoding ABC transporter ATP-binding protein has protein sequence MSSKVPRLQIENLSRRYDGRLVVDDISLAVMPGQVTCLLGPSGCGKSTTLRMIAGVETQDSGKVLVDGKVICDGTARVPPEQRHIGLMFQDFALFPHLTVFGNVAFGLTGSKADTAARVAELLDRVGLGHFINAYPHELSGGEQQRVALARALAPRPRIMLMDEPFSGLDNRLRDGIRDETLDILREEDAAVLLVTHEPDEAMRMADDIALMRGGRIVQQGAPYNVYNAPVDRDAVAFFSDINVIHGIVRGALTETPFGQFLAPGVPDGSAVDIVIRPQHIKIDFDRAGRGPNPTTQDGTPARGIVQRARFMGSESLVEFRMDHDGSILKVTVPNVFLPSPGNALWLMLRRDRCFVFPART, from the coding sequence ATGTCCTCAAAGGTGCCCAGATTGCAGATCGAAAACCTCAGCCGCCGCTATGATGGGCGGCTGGTCGTCGACGATATATCACTGGCGGTGATGCCGGGGCAGGTGACGTGCCTGCTGGGTCCGTCGGGCTGCGGCAAATCGACCACGCTACGCATGATCGCCGGGGTCGAGACCCAGGATTCCGGCAAAGTGCTGGTAGACGGCAAGGTGATCTGCGACGGCACCGCCCGCGTCCCGCCCGAACAACGCCATATCGGCCTTATGTTTCAGGATTTCGCGCTGTTCCCGCATCTGACCGTCTTCGGCAATGTTGCCTTCGGTCTGACCGGATCCAAGGCCGATACGGCAGCCCGCGTGGCCGAATTGCTCGACCGGGTGGGCCTCGGCCATTTCATCAACGCCTACCCGCACGAGTTGTCGGGGGGTGAACAGCAACGCGTCGCGCTGGCCCGCGCGCTGGCGCCACGCCCGCGCATCATGCTGATGGACGAACCGTTCTCGGGTCTTGACAACCGCCTGCGCGACGGCATTCGCGACGAAACCCTCGATATCCTGCGCGAAGAGGATGCGGCTGTCCTTCTGGTCACGCACGAGCCGGACGAGGCGATGCGAATGGCCGACGATATCGCGCTGATGCGTGGTGGCCGGATCGTGCAACAGGGTGCGCCCTATAACGTCTACAACGCGCCGGTGGACCGTGACGCTGTCGCATTCTTCAGCGATATCAACGTGATACATGGCATAGTTCGCGGGGCGCTGACCGAAACGCCCTTCGGCCAATTCCTCGCCCCCGGGGTGCCCGATGGCAGCGCCGTCGATATTGTCATCCGCCCCCAGCATATCAAGATCGATTTTGACCGCGCCGGGCGCGGCCCCAATCCCACGACGCAGGACGGCACGCCCGCCCGCGGCATTGTACAGCGCGCGCGTTTCATGGGGTCCGAAAGCCTGGTGGAATTTCGCATGGACCACGACGGCAGTATTCTCAAGGTAACGGTACCCAACGTGTTTTTGCCCAGTCCGGGGAATGCATTGTGGCTGATGTTGCGCCGCGATCGCTGTTTCGTGTTTCCGGCACGCACCTAG
- a CDS encoding Hint domain-containing protein, with the protein MTQDFVQALPVHVAADITVVSGANLGDAISFADELDLDDVYELRPVAAAQRLTLAPGTGGALVVAPGSTLGRAGHAVHLDATLTMMTATGTTTELLVLVEVDGASDVEAIYALPLSQLTPRTDYTLVGIDRSNARARFAEVACVSFARGTHVTMASGAQVMIEDLTVGDMVLTRDDGPRPLRWIGSNTVRAVGDFAPVRIRAGALNNENDLTVSPESRLFIYQRSDALGAGRAEVMVRARHLVNGDAIAQQHGGFVEYFQLLFDDHQIIYAEGIATETMLVDPRTRTVLPPDLIEALSQRPPDHARRVYMDLEVQQGLVTRPDVAAILRHASKR; encoded by the coding sequence ATGACACAGGATTTCGTTCAGGCCCTGCCCGTTCACGTCGCCGCCGACATTACCGTCGTCAGCGGCGCCAATCTGGGCGATGCGATTTCCTTTGCCGATGAACTGGACCTCGACGATGTTTACGAACTGCGCCCGGTCGCCGCTGCGCAGCGGCTGACACTGGCTCCGGGAACGGGGGGCGCGCTGGTGGTTGCGCCCGGCTCGACCCTGGGGCGCGCGGGCCATGCGGTGCATCTGGACGCGACGCTGACCATGATGACCGCCACCGGCACCACAACCGAACTGCTGGTACTGGTCGAGGTCGACGGCGCGAGCGATGTCGAGGCGATCTATGCCCTGCCGCTGTCGCAACTGACGCCGCGCACCGATTACACACTGGTTGGCATCGACCGCAGCAACGCACGCGCCCGGTTTGCCGAGGTTGCCTGCGTGTCCTTTGCACGGGGCACGCATGTCACCATGGCCTCTGGCGCGCAGGTCATGATTGAGGATCTGACCGTCGGGGATATGGTCCTGACGCGCGATGACGGCCCCCGCCCGCTGCGCTGGATCGGCAGCAATACGGTGCGCGCCGTGGGTGATTTTGCACCCGTTCGCATTCGGGCGGGCGCACTGAACAACGAAAACGATCTGACGGTCAGCCCGGAAAGCCGCCTGTTCATCTACCAACGTTCTGACGCGTTGGGGGCCGGGCGGGCCGAGGTGATGGTGCGTGCGCGCCATCTGGTCAACGGCGATGCGATCGCGCAGCAGCATGGGGGCTTTGTCGAATATTTTCAGCTGCTGTTTGACGATCACCAGATCATCTATGCAGAAGGCATCGCAACCGAGACGATGCTGGTCGACCCGCGGACGCGCACGGTCCTGCCTCCCGATCTGATCGAAGCGTTATCGCAACGCCCGCCTGACCACGCCCGGCGCGTGTATATGGATCTTGAGGTGCAGCAGGGACTGGTAACGCGGCCTGACGTCGCCGCAATCCTGCGGCATGCGTCCAAACGTTGA
- a CDS encoding SDR family oxidoreductase: protein MDMGLTGKRALVCASSKGLGLGCARALAAEGVDLVMNARGQDALDAAAETIRAEFGVDVTTIVADITTEAGQAAVLEAAGDLDILVTNAGGPPPGLWSDWSRDDFIKALDANMLAPIALMKAMLPGMMARGWGRVVNITSQSVKAPIPALGLSNAARTGLTGYVAGTARQVAGKGVTINNLLPGIHATDRAVQLDTGVTQAQGITMQEARERRYATIPAGRYGTADEFGAACAFLCSQHAGFIVGQNLLLDGGSVSATL, encoded by the coding sequence ATGGACATGGGTCTGACCGGCAAGCGCGCACTCGTCTGCGCATCGTCAAAGGGGTTGGGGCTGGGCTGTGCCCGCGCACTGGCGGCCGAAGGTGTGGATCTGGTGATGAATGCGCGCGGTCAGGACGCGCTGGACGCTGCGGCCGAGACAATTCGCGCTGAATTCGGCGTCGATGTCACCACAATTGTCGCCGATATCACAACCGAGGCCGGGCAGGCGGCGGTGCTGGAGGCCGCAGGCGATCTGGATATCCTCGTCACCAATGCCGGCGGCCCGCCGCCCGGCCTCTGGAGCGATTGGAGCCGCGACGATTTCATCAAGGCGCTGGATGCAAACATGCTGGCGCCGATCGCGCTGATGAAGGCCATGCTGCCCGGCATGATGGCGCGCGGCTGGGGTCGCGTGGTCAACATCACGTCGCAATCGGTCAAGGCGCCGATCCCGGCGCTGGGGCTGTCCAATGCGGCGCGCACCGGGCTGACCGGCTATGTCGCAGGCACGGCCCGGCAGGTGGCGGGCAAGGGCGTGACCATCAACAATCTGCTGCCCGGCATCCACGCCACGGATCGCGCCGTGCAACTGGATACCGGCGTCACCCAGGCGCAGGGCATCACCATGCAGGAGGCGCGCGAGAGGCGCTATGCCACGATTCCCGCCGGGCGTTATGGCACGGCCGACGAATTCGGCGCCGCATGCGCGTTTCTGTGCTCGCAACACGCGGGCTTTATCGTCGGGCAGAACCTGCTGCTGGATGGCGGATCGGTATCGGCGACACTCTGA
- a CDS encoding extracellular solute-binding protein, which yields MYGAPALPPGYTALPYANPEASQGGRVTTGNVGGYDSLNPFAPKGTPPWQLRSFAYESLLGRSWDEPFTLYGLLAETVETDENRTWVEFTLNPKAAFSDGSPVTAEDVIWSFEALGTRGHLRYRDFWTRIARIEQTGPGKVRLDFKTDDGPPDRDLALLAGLRPILKKSQWENRVFEDGAIDDIPIGTAPYVVDSYQLDRRVTLRRNPDYWGNDLPFRRGTNNFDEIRIDFYGDDAVMKEAFKAGEISYIREFNAERWEELASLPAVKRGDIIRSEIPNGQPSGISGFVMNTRHAPLDDWRVREALIAAFNFEYINDTLTGGRQPRITSYYSNSELGMRPGPAQGAVQALLAPYADTLLPGTLEGYTLPASDGSKRNRANIRAAADLLADAGWTVQDGVLKNAEGQPLVLTVLLQQDALVQQATAMMDIYARALERLGITLQVQSVDKAQYTVREANYDFDLTFMRRSLSLSPGNEQYFYWGAKGADQPGSRNLMGMNSPAAEGMIHAMLAAKTHEDFVSAVRALDRVLISGRYVIPIHQYSVGRIAHDARLTYPVDNLPLYGDGVGFLPEVWWMANDDLPRTGETGAAPKQ from the coding sequence ATGTACGGCGCCCCGGCCCTGCCGCCCGGCTATACTGCCCTGCCCTATGCCAACCCCGAGGCGTCGCAGGGCGGGCGCGTAACCACCGGCAATGTCGGCGGCTATGATTCGCTCAACCCATTCGCGCCCAAGGGCACCCCGCCTTGGCAACTGCGTAGCTTTGCCTACGAATCGCTTCTGGGCCGGTCCTGGGACGAGCCTTTCACGCTCTATGGTCTTCTGGCCGAAACCGTCGAGACGGATGAGAACCGCACATGGGTGGAATTCACGCTGAACCCCAAGGCCGCGTTCTCGGACGGCAGCCCGGTCACCGCCGAGGATGTGATCTGGTCGTTCGAGGCTTTGGGCACACGCGGCCATCTGCGCTACCGCGATTTCTGGACCCGCATCGCGCGGATCGAACAGACCGGCCCCGGCAAGGTGCGGCTGGATTTCAAGACCGATGATGGCCCCCCTGACCGCGATCTGGCCCTGCTGGCAGGCCTGCGTCCGATCCTAAAAAAATCCCAGTGGGAGAACCGTGTGTTTGAGGACGGCGCGATCGACGACATTCCCATCGGCACCGCGCCCTATGTCGTGGACAGCTACCAGCTTGATCGCCGCGTGACCCTGCGCCGCAACCCGGACTACTGGGGCAACGATCTGCCCTTCCGGCGCGGCACGAATAACTTCGACGAGATCCGCATCGATTTCTACGGCGATGACGCCGTGATGAAAGAGGCGTTCAAGGCCGGCGAGATCAGCTATATCCGTGAATTCAACGCCGAGCGGTGGGAGGAGCTTGCCAGCCTGCCCGCAGTCAAACGCGGCGATATCATCCGCAGCGAAATCCCCAATGGACAGCCGTCGGGCATCTCGGGCTTCGTGATGAACACCCGGCACGCCCCCTTGGACGACTGGCGCGTGCGCGAGGCGCTGATTGCCGCGTTCAATTTCGAATACATCAACGACACGTTGACCGGCGGGCGCCAGCCGCGCATCACGTCCTATTACTCCAATTCCGAACTGGGCATGCGCCCCGGCCCCGCGCAGGGCGCCGTGCAGGCCCTGCTGGCGCCCTATGCAGACACCCTTCTGCCCGGCACGCTGGAGGGCTACACCCTGCCCGCCTCTGACGGTTCCAAACGCAACCGCGCCAATATCCGCGCGGCGGCGGATCTGCTGGCCGATGCTGGCTGGACCGTGCAGGACGGCGTTCTGAAGAACGCCGAAGGCCAGCCGCTGGTGCTGACGGTCCTTCTGCAACAGGACGCGCTGGTGCAGCAGGCAACCGCGATGATGGATATCTACGCCCGCGCGCTGGAGCGGCTGGGTATCACGCTACAGGTTCAAAGCGTGGACAAGGCGCAATACACCGTGCGCGAGGCGAATTACGATTTCGACCTGACCTTCATGCGCCGCTCGCTGTCGCTGTCGCCGGGAAACGAGCAGTATTTCTACTGGGGCGCCAAGGGCGCCGACCAGCCCGGCAGCCGCAACCTGATGGGCATGAACAGCCCCGCCGCCGAGGGTATGATTCACGCCATGCTGGCCGCCAAGACGCATGAGGATTTTGTTTCCGCCGTGCGCGCGCTGGACCGGGTGCTGATATCGGGCCGCTACGTCATCCCGATTCATCAGTATTCAGTGGGCCGTATTGCCCATGATGCCCGCCTGACGTATCCTGTGGATAACTTGCCGCTCTATGGCGACGGCGTAGGGTTCCTGCCCGAAGTCTGGTGGATGGCCAATGACGACCTGCCGAGAACCGGGGAAACCGGCGCGGCGCCCAAGCAGTGA
- a CDS encoding SH3 domain-containing protein, whose translation MRRAIFAALAAVALGVIAGAEPADAGPTGYYEVTGVEGDDMLKMRAGPGVGFQVIVGLPNGTVLQVHSCDRTGGTRWCKASLKQAHGLKGYVSWAYLRQL comes from the coding sequence ATGCGCAGAGCCATCTTTGCCGCACTTGCAGCGGTTGCGCTGGGAGTCATTGCCGGTGCTGAACCAGCCGACGCCGGCCCGACTGGATATTACGAGGTTACTGGCGTCGAGGGTGACGACATGCTGAAAATGCGCGCAGGGCCCGGTGTCGGCTTCCAAGTCATTGTCGGACTCCCGAACGGCACCGTCTTGCAAGTCCATAGCTGCGATCGAACCGGTGGCACCCGTTGGTGCAAGGCCTCTTTGAAGCAGGCGCACGGCCTCAAAGGATATGTTTCCTGGGCCTATCTGCGTCAACTCTAA
- a CDS encoding ATP-binding protein, with amino-acid sequence MTDPLLRIADALERVSPPPRPAPDLQAYDAFVWHVAPDHLQPVPDVARVEMGLLIGIDRARDTLLENTRHFARGLPANNALLWGARGMGKSSLVKAVHAAVVAEGLPLKIVELQREDLTSVTRLLSLLRASDARVILYCDDLSFSHDDQHYKSLKAVLDGGIEGRPENVIFYATSNRRHLMPRDMIENERGSAINPGEAVEEKVSLSDRFGLWLGFHACDQDGFLSMVRGYCDAFGIDISSEDLRAEAIEWQATRGGRSGRVAWQFVTDLAGRHGVKLPG; translated from the coding sequence ATGACCGATCCGCTCCTGCGGATCGCCGACGCGCTGGAGCGGGTCAGCCCTCCGCCGCGCCCGGCGCCCGATCTGCAAGCCTATGACGCCTTTGTCTGGCATGTCGCGCCGGACCATCTACAACCCGTGCCGGATGTGGCACGCGTTGAAATGGGCCTGCTGATCGGTATCGACCGCGCCCGCGACACGCTGCTGGAGAATACGCGCCATTTCGCGCGGGGCCTGCCTGCCAACAATGCGCTGCTCTGGGGTGCGCGGGGTATGGGGAAATCCAGCCTCGTCAAGGCGGTACATGCCGCCGTGGTGGCCGAAGGCCTGCCGTTGAAGATCGTCGAACTACAGCGCGAGGATCTGACCAGCGTCACGCGGCTACTGTCCCTGCTGCGCGCCAGCGACGCGCGGGTTATCCTGTATTGCGACGATCTCAGCTTCAGCCATGACGACCAACATTACAAATCGCTCAAGGCGGTTCTGGATGGCGGGATCGAAGGGCGGCCTGAAAACGTCATCTTCTACGCCACGTCGAACCGCCGCCACCTGATGCCCCGCGACATGATCGAGAACGAGCGTGGATCGGCCATCAACCCCGGCGAGGCGGTCGAGGAAAAAGTGTCGCTCAGCGACCGCTTCGGGCTGTGGCTGGGTTTTCACGCCTGCGATCAGGACGGGTTCCTGTCGATGGTGCGGGGCTATTGCGACGCGTTCGGCATCGACATTTCAAGCGAGGATCTGCGCGCCGAAGCGATCGAATGGCAGGCCACACGCGGCGGCCGATCGGGGCGGGTGGCGTGGCAGTTCGTCACCGATCTGGCCGGGCGGCATGGGGTCAAGCTGCCAGGATAG
- a CDS encoding NADP-dependent isocitrate dehydrogenase, which translates to MSKIKVENPIVELDGDEMTRIIWDFIKKKLILPYLDVDLKYYDLGIMARDETDDQITVDAAHAIQKYGVGVKCATITPDEGRVEEFGLKKMWRSPNGTIRNILGGVVFREPIICSNVPRLVPGWTQPIVIGRHAYGDQYRATDMKFPGPGTLSMKFVGEDGTVMEEEVFKAPSSGVYMGMYNLDDSIRDFARASFNYGLKRNYPVYLSTKNTILKNYDGQFMIIFQEIFDAEFKDKFDAAGITYEHRLIDDMVASAMKWSGGYVWACKNYDGDVQSDTVAQGFGSLGLMTSQLMTPDGQIVEAEAAHGTVTRHYRQHQKGEETSTNSIASIYAWTGGLKHRGKLDGNEALTNFAETLEKVVVDTVESGHMTKDLALLVGPDQKWLTTMGFLEKVDENLNKALNG; encoded by the coding sequence ATGTCCAAGATCAAGGTAGAAAACCCCATCGTCGAACTAGACGGCGACGAGATGACCCGCATCATCTGGGATTTCATCAAGAAAAAACTGATCCTGCCCTATCTCGACGTCGATTTGAAATACTACGATCTGGGTATCATGGCCCGCGACGAGACGGACGACCAGATCACCGTCGATGCCGCCCACGCGATCCAGAAATACGGCGTCGGCGTCAAATGCGCCACCATCACGCCCGATGAGGGCCGGGTCGAGGAATTCGGTCTGAAAAAGATGTGGCGCAGCCCCAACGGCACCATCCGCAACATTCTGGGCGGCGTCGTCTTCCGCGAGCCGATCATCTGCTCGAACGTGCCGCGGCTTGTCCCCGGCTGGACCCAGCCCATCGTCATCGGCCGTCACGCCTACGGCGATCAGTATCGCGCCACCGACATGAAGTTCCCCGGCCCCGGCACGCTGTCGATGAAGTTCGTGGGCGAAGATGGCACCGTCATGGAAGAGGAAGTGTTCAAGGCCCCCTCCTCGGGCGTCTATATGGGCATGTACAACCTGGACGACAGCATCCGCGATTTCGCCCGCGCCTCCTTCAACTATGGGCTCAAGCGCAACTACCCAGTGTATTTGTCGACCAAGAACACCATCTTGAAAAACTACGATGGTCAGTTCATGATCATCTTTCAGGAAATCTTTGACGCCGAGTTCAAGGACAAATTCGACGCTGCCGGCATCACCTACGAGCACCGCCTGATCGACGACATGGTCGCCTCGGCGATGAAATGGTCGGGCGGCTATGTCTGGGCCTGCAAGAACTATGACGGCGACGTGCAGTCCGACACCGTCGCGCAGGGCTTTGGAAGCTTGGGCCTGATGACCTCGCAGCTGATGACGCCCGACGGCCAGATCGTCGAGGCCGAGGCGGCCCACGGCACGGTGACGCGCCACTACCGCCAGCACCAGAAGGGCGAGGAGACATCGACCAACTCGATCGCGTCGATCTACGCCTGGACCGGCGGGCTGAAGCATCGCGGCAAACTGGACGGGAACGAGGCGCTGACCAACTTTGCCGAGACCTTGGAAAAGGTGGTCGTCGATACGGTCGAATCCGGCCACATGACCAAGGATCTGGCGCTGCTGGTCGGCCCCGATCAGAAATGGCTGACGACGATGGGTTTCCTTGAGAAGGTCGACGAAAACCTGAACAAGGCACTGAACGGCTGA
- a CDS encoding DsbA family oxidoreductase, producing MVKLDIISDPICPWCYIGKSLLDRALEQRPDHPFVIEWHPFQLNPDMPREGMDRRTYLETKFGDKEAAVAAYAPVVQKAEAAGLSINFEAMQRTPNTLNAHRLIHWAGIEGKQNAAAMALFSAYFTGGRDIGDAEVLADIADSLGMDAAVVAKLLASDADTDDIRARDTQFREMGITSVPTFIVAAQHAVPGAQDSDLWLRVMDEIVENQVD from the coding sequence ATGGTCAAGCTCGACATCATCTCCGATCCGATCTGCCCGTGGTGCTATATTGGCAAATCACTGCTGGACCGCGCGCTGGAACAGCGCCCGGATCATCCCTTTGTCATCGAATGGCACCCCTTTCAGCTGAACCCGGACATGCCCCGCGAGGGAATGGACCGGCGCACCTATCTGGAGACCAAGTTCGGTGACAAGGAGGCCGCCGTCGCGGCCTACGCGCCCGTCGTGCAAAAGGCCGAAGCCGCAGGTCTCAGCATCAATTTCGAGGCGATGCAGCGCACCCCTAACACGCTGAACGCGCACCGCCTGATCCACTGGGCCGGCATCGAGGGCAAACAGAACGCCGCCGCGATGGCGCTGTTTTCCGCGTATTTCACCGGGGGCCGTGACATTGGCGACGCCGAAGTGCTGGCTGATATCGCGGACAGCCTTGGCATGGATGCCGCCGTCGTGGCCAAACTGCTGGCCAGCGACGCCGACACGGATGACATTCGTGCCCGCGACACACAATTCCGCGAGATGGGCATCACGTCAGTTCCGACCTTTATCGTCGCGGCCCAGCACGCCGTGCCCGGCGCGCAGGATAGTGATCTGTGGCTGCGCGTCATGGATGAGATTGTTGAAAATCAGGTTGACTGA
- a CDS encoding entericidin EcnA/B family protein produces the protein MKKLIILAALTALTGCATVDGVGQDISGAARGVQSLF, from the coding sequence ATGAAAAAACTGATCATTCTCGCGGCGCTGACCGCATTGACAGGCTGCGCCACGGTCGACGGCGTGGGTCAGGACATCTCGGGCGCCGCGCGCGGCGTTCAGAGCCTGTTCTGA
- the tatC gene encoding twin-arginine translocase subunit TatC, which yields MSQSDDIEESSAPLIEHLTELRTRLIHSVLYFLGGMIICFTVAQPIFNFLTAPLCSVLADRGQDCDLIFISPQEGFFVAIKVSLLGGFMLAFPFIANQMWRFVAPGLYRSEKGAFLPFLVASPFMFLLGSSFAFFIVTPLAYEFFLGFQQFGTAGEVVDGVQGAAPLSVVFQGSAQEYLNLTVKFIVAFGLCFQLPVLLTLMGKAGLVGAVGLRAVRKYAVVGILVLAALVTPPDVITQGILFVVVYGLYEISIQLVARVERKREAKLRADGLWFDDEDEMTGEETHPEDMPDETAEEPRP from the coding sequence ATGAGCCAGAGCGACGACATCGAGGAGAGCAGCGCGCCGCTGATCGAACACCTGACCGAACTGCGCACCCGCCTGATCCACTCCGTGCTGTACTTTTTGGGCGGGATGATCATCTGCTTTACCGTGGCGCAGCCGATCTTTAACTTCCTGACAGCGCCGCTGTGCTCGGTATTGGCTGATCGCGGGCAGGATTGCGATTTGATCTTCATCTCCCCGCAGGAGGGCTTCTTTGTCGCGATCAAGGTGTCGCTGCTTGGTGGTTTCATGCTGGCGTTCCCGTTCATCGCCAACCAGATGTGGCGCTTTGTTGCGCCGGGCCTCTATCGCTCGGAGAAGGGCGCGTTCCTGCCCTTTCTGGTTGCCTCGCCCTTCATGTTCCTGCTCGGCTCCAGCTTTGCGTTCTTCATCGTCACGCCACTGGCCTATGAATTTTTCCTTGGGTTCCAGCAGTTCGGCACCGCAGGCGAGGTTGTCGACGGGGTTCAGGGCGCCGCGCCGCTGAGCGTGGTCTTTCAGGGCTCGGCGCAGGAATACCTGAACCTGACGGTTAAATTTATCGTCGCATTCGGCCTGTGTTTTCAACTGCCAGTGCTTCTGACCCTGATGGGCAAGGCCGGACTGGTCGGCGCCGTGGGCCTGCGCGCGGTGCGCAAATACGCGGTCGTCGGCATCCTTGTGCTGGCCGCGCTGGTCACGCCGCCTGACGTCATTACCCAAGGAATCCTGTTCGTCGTGGTCTATGGCCTGTACGAGATTTCGATTCAGCTGGTCGCCCGCGTCGAACGCAAGCGCGAAGCCAAGCTGCGCGCAGACGGGCTTTGGTTCGATGACGAGGACGAAATGACCGGCGAAGAGACCCACCCCGAGGACATGCCCGACGAGACAGCCGAGGAGCCGCGCCCATGA